In Monodelphis domestica isolate mMonDom1 chromosome 4, mMonDom1.pri, whole genome shotgun sequence, one DNA window encodes the following:
- the PSMC4 gene encoding 26S proteasome regulatory subunit 6B has translation MEEIGILVEKAQDELPALNISRPQTGLSFLGPEPEDLEDLYSRYKKLQQELEFLEVQEEYIKDEQKNLKKEFLHAQEEVKRIQSIPLVIGQFLEAVDQNTAIVGSTTGSNYYVRILSTIDRELLKPNASVALHKHSNALVDVLPPEADSSIMMLTSDQKPDVMYADIGGMDIQKQEVREAVELPLTHFELYKQIGIDPPRGVLMYGPPGCGKTMLAKAVAHHTTAAFIRVVGSEFVQKYLGEGPRMVRDVFRLAKENAPAIIFIDEIDAIATKRFDAQTGADREVQRILLELLNQMDGFDQNVNVKVIMATNRADTLDPALLRPGRLDRKIEFPLPDRRQKRLIFSTITSKMNLSEEVDLEDYVARPDKISGADINSICQEGGMLAVRENRYIVLAKDFEKAYKTVIKKDEQEHEFYK, from the exons ATGGAGGAGATTGGCATTCTAGTGGAGAAGGCGCAG GATGAGCTGCCGGCTCTGAACATCTCCCGGCCCCAGACCGGCCTGTCTTTTCTGGGGCCCGAGCCCGAGGACCTGGAGGATCTGTACAGCCGCTACAAG AAACTGCAACAGGAGCTGGAGTTCCTGGAGGTGCAGGAGGAATACATCAAGGACGAGCAGAAGAACCTGAAGAAGGAATTCCTGCACGCCCAGGAGGAGGTGAAACGTATCCAGAGCATCCCCCTGGTCATCGGGCAGTTCCTGGAGGCCGTGGACCAGAACACAGCCATTGTGGGCTCCACCACCG gATCTAATTACTATGTCCGGATTCTCAGCACCATCGACAGAGAGCTATTGAAGCCCAATGCCTCAGTGGCCCTCCACAAGCACAGCAATGCCCTGGTGGATGTCCTACCGCCAGAAGCTGATAGCAGCATCATGATGCTGACTTCAG ACCAGAAGCCTGATGTCATGTATGCTGATATTGGAGGCATGGACATTCAGAAGCAGGAGGTGAGGGAGGCTGTGGAACTCCCACTGACTCACTTTGAACTGTATAAACAG ATTGGAATTGACCCGCCCCGAGGGGTCCTCATGTATGGGCCCCCAGGCTGTGGAAAGACTATGTTGGCAAAGGCTGTGGCCCATCATACAACAG CTGCATTTATCAGGGTCGTGGGTTCCGAATTTGTGCAGAAGTATCTAGGTGAGGGGCCTCGAATGGTCCGGGATGTTTTCCGCTTGGCCAAAGAGAATGCACCTGCCATCATTTTCATTGATGAGATTGATGCCATTGCCACCAAGCGATTTGATGCCCAAACTGGAG CTGACCGAGAGGTTCAAAGGATCCTGCTTGAGCTTTTGAATCAGATGGATGGATTTGACCAGAATGTCAATGTCAAG GTGATCATGGCCACAAACCGGGCAGACACTCTGGATCCTGCCTTACTCCGGCCTGGCCGGCTTGACCGTAAGATTGAGTTTCCGTTGCCTGACCGTCGACAGAAGAGATTAATTTTTTCTACCATTACCAGCAAGATGAACCTCTCTGAGGAGGTTGATCTGGAAGATT ATGTTGCCCGTCCAGATAAGATTTCTGGAGCTGATATTAATTCCATCTGTCAGGAG GGTGGAATGTTAGCTGTTCGTGAGAATCGATACATCGTCCTGGCCAAAGATTTTGAGAAGGCATACAAAACAGTCATTAAGAAGGACGAACAGGAACATGAGTTCTACAAGTGA